The following coding sequences lie in one Psychrobacter arenosus genomic window:
- the crcB gene encoding fluoride efflux transporter CrcB, whose translation MQWLAIGFGAALGACLRAWLSRFNAGAHWLPLGTLSANVLGGLLIGVALLLFERFGAGLSPHLRLFVVTGFLGGLTTFSTFSAEVFDLLNSGRLLAGLMVIGLHVTFTLLATAIGYYLMKGVF comes from the coding sequence ATGCAATGGTTAGCTATCGGTTTTGGAGCCGCTTTAGGGGCTTGCCTACGTGCTTGGTTGTCCCGTTTTAATGCGGGCGCCCATTGGCTACCGCTCGGCACTTTAAGCGCCAACGTGTTAGGGGGCTTACTGATTGGCGTAGCTTTATTGTTGTTCGAGCGCTTTGGTGCCGGCCTTAGCCCGCATTTACGTCTATTCGTGGTGACCGGATTTTTAGGGGGTCTGACCACCTTTAGTACTTTTAGCGCTGAAGTATTTGATTTGCTAAACAGTGGTCGCTTGTTAGCAGGGTTGATGGTGATTGGACTGCACGTCACGTTTACCCTATTGGCTACAGCTATAGGGTATTATTTAATGAAAGGGGTATTTTAA
- the tsaD gene encoding tRNA (adenosine(37)-N6)-threonylcarbamoyltransferase complex transferase subunit TsaD, producing the protein MKVLGLETSCDETGLAIFDSEQIDSPNQGLVGQVLYSQIELHATYGGVVPELASRDHIRKLVPLLNELLEQCQLNKSDIDAIAYTKGPGLIGALMTGALFGRSLAYGLGIPAIGIHHMEGHLLAPLMGANPPAFPFVSLLVSGGHTMLVAARGVGEYEILGESIDDAAGECFDKAAKMLGLPYPGGPNIAKLAESGTPNAYELPRPMLHKGLDFSFSGMKTAVHNLIKDTPGSGVTGDNSDPQVRADIAASFQHAVVDTLVKKCIKALKQTGMKRLVIAGGVSANTYLRERLTSELAKIQATVHYAPPALCTDNGAMIAYAGYERLAAGQADDLSVSCVPRWHIDELPPVKSGMENHTAPIALGE; encoded by the coding sequence ATGAAAGTATTAGGACTAGAAACCTCTTGTGATGAGACCGGTCTGGCGATTTTTGATAGCGAGCAGATAGACAGTCCTAATCAAGGGCTCGTCGGCCAAGTGTTATATTCACAGATTGAGCTGCATGCTACCTATGGTGGCGTGGTGCCTGAGTTGGCGAGTCGCGATCATATTCGCAAGCTGGTGCCTCTATTAAATGAGCTGCTCGAGCAGTGTCAGCTTAACAAGTCCGATATTGATGCTATCGCTTATACCAAAGGTCCGGGGTTGATTGGGGCGTTGATGACGGGCGCCTTATTTGGTCGCAGTCTGGCTTATGGTTTGGGTATCCCCGCTATCGGTATTCATCATATGGAAGGGCATTTACTGGCTCCTTTGATGGGCGCTAACCCACCTGCTTTCCCTTTTGTTTCTTTACTGGTCTCCGGTGGCCATACGATGTTGGTCGCAGCACGTGGGGTAGGAGAATACGAAATACTAGGTGAGTCGATTGATGATGCGGCCGGCGAGTGCTTTGATAAAGCCGCGAAAATGCTCGGCTTGCCTTATCCAGGGGGTCCAAACATTGCTAAGCTAGCGGAGAGTGGCACTCCCAATGCCTATGAGCTACCTCGACCTATGCTGCATAAAGGGCTCGATTTCTCTTTTAGTGGCATGAAGACCGCGGTGCATAACCTAATTAAAGATACCCCAGGCTCTGGAGTTACAGGCGACAATAGCGACCCACAAGTCCGGGCAGACATTGCCGCCAGCTTCCAACATGCCGTAGTCGATACGCTAGTGAAAAAATGTATCAAGGCATTAAAGCAAACGGGTATGAAGCGACTAGTGATAGCGGGTGGGGTGAGTGCCAATACTTATCTTCGTGAAAGATTAACGAGTGAGTTGGCGAAAATACAAGCGACTGTGCATTACGCACCCCCTGCTTTATGTACTGATAATGGCGCGATGATTGCCTATGCCGGTTATGAGCGTCTAGCCGCAGGTCAAGCCGATGATTTGTCCGTCAGCTGCGTGCCCAGATGGCATATTGATGAGTTGCCGCCAGTGAAGTCCGGTATGGAAAACCACACCGCTCCAATAGCGTTGGGAGAGTAG
- a CDS encoding c-type cytochrome produces the protein MFRLTNLNAQGRPIMNKTLATLLLVSAAATFSACSDKDAASTAPEAEAPVNEPAVVVEPEVTPEEPVVEEVPAEEPAAEAPMEESMPAEETAAAAAPEVELSADAGKVLYEKQCKTCHEAGLLEAPKYGNKDAWAPHIAKGKATLYEHSAQGFNKMPPQAVNGVTEAEVHAAVDYMLASVS, from the coding sequence ATGTTTCGTTTAACCAACCTTAACGCTCAAGGACGACCTATAATGAACAAGACATTAGCCACTTTATTGTTGGTGAGCGCTGCCGCTACCTTTAGTGCGTGTAGTGATAAAGATGCCGCCAGTACTGCGCCAGAAGCTGAAGCCCCTGTAAATGAACCAGCGGTAGTCGTTGAGCCTGAAGTAACTCCCGAAGAACCAGTAGTAGAAGAAGTACCTGCTGAAGAACCAGCTGCTGAAGCGCCAATGGAAGAAAGCATGCCGGCTGAAGAAACCGCTGCTGCTGCCGCCCCAGAAGTTGAATTGTCGGCTGATGCGGGTAAAGTACTGTATGAAAAACAGTGCAAGACTTGTCATGAGGCAGGCTTATTAGAAGCGCCGAAATATGGCAACAAAGACGCTTGGGCACCGCATATCGCTAAAGGCAAAGCGACTTTATATGAGCATTCAGCGCAAGGCTTTAATAAGATGCCACCACAAGCGGTCAATGGCGTAACTGAGGCGGAAGTCCATGCCGCTGTAGATTATATGTTGGCCAGCGTTAGTTAA
- the rpsU gene encoding 30S ribosomal protein S21, with the protein MPAVKVKENEPVDIAIRRFKRACEKAGVLSDVRKREFYEKPTQERKRKKAAAVKRYKKKLQRESIRTTRKY; encoded by the coding sequence ATGCCTGCAGTTAAGGTTAAAGAAAACGAACCTGTTGATATCGCTATCCGTCGCTTCAAGCGCGCTTGCGAAAAAGCTGGTGTATTGTCTGATGTCCGTAAGCGTGAGTTTTATGAAAAACCAACGCAAGAGCGTAAGCGTAAAAAAGCGGCCGCGGTTAAGCGTTATAAGAAAAAACTACAGCGCGAGTCTATCCGCACGACTCGTAAGTACTAG
- a CDS encoding GatB/YqeY domain-containing protein, producing the protein MSELKNTLTEAVKTAMRARELEKVKVLRNVQAVVKQIEIDRQVELTDTDVLDILQKQLKQRQESLTIFTDNGREDLAEKEQFEIDIINEFMPQQMDDAELAAMVNAEIAEQGATSMRDMGKVMGVLKAKTTGKADPAIVSKLVKQALQG; encoded by the coding sequence ATGAGCGAATTAAAAAATACCCTGACTGAAGCCGTAAAAACTGCTATGCGAGCGCGTGAGCTAGAAAAAGTGAAAGTTTTGCGTAATGTGCAAGCTGTGGTTAAACAAATTGAAATCGATCGCCAAGTTGAGTTAACCGATACCGACGTCCTCGACATTCTGCAAAAGCAGCTTAAGCAACGTCAAGAATCGCTCACTATCTTTACCGATAATGGCCGTGAAGACTTAGCAGAAAAAGAGCAGTTTGAAATTGATATCATCAATGAGTTTATGCCGCAGCAAATGGATGATGCCGAGTTGGCCGCTATGGTTAATGCTGAAATTGCTGAGCAAGGCGCTACTTCTATGCGCGATATGGGCAAAGTGATGGGCGTATTAAAAGCTAAGACTACCGGCAAAGCCGACCCAGCTATCGTTTCTAAATTGGTTAAGCAAGCGCTGCAAGGCTAA
- a CDS encoding M48 family metalloprotease, whose amino-acid sequence MTPFLQRRQSSNQWLRGRLQTAPRVRPHSVATIMLGTLACSFTSAQPVAMAASSAYEPSAYSDMTAANSNTDRGFSSGDFNNSGFDNSSFNSSGFNSATANRDSANALRIPDLSRQGVSFADQHQNRMVGEWSLQQLNNEVIALNDPWVQTVMHDLTWQLNAQVRQQAPLALVIVNDPSINAFAIPGGVIGLHTGTITSAKSMDEVASVLAHEVAHLSQRHYEHSSEARRNALLLQIGGLLAAIAASSADGDAATAIMMGSQTVALDSQMAFSRSNEREADRVGMQIMTQAGFDPKAMPRFFATMNARSQLNQVDKGFLPSFIRSHPLSNERLSEAQSRAQQFPAVPLNRQLRHEALFDLLYWRVQLLSKQANEPTLQTAAKHSVGATLALSHWQASQQRYEAATKTLAPLLQKSASEQAALEPLLSITRSEIASAKGDWQQAADILQAQQRLYPERRDLRVYLAEALITLGQAQEAQTLLKPLIQQQESDLQAWQGLQKANDYLAKHTADAKLAQIATINALRYRGQTEFWRGRYSDALVSLTQGLSVAKQAKQPSLIAAIDNEIAKTKIARDFKP is encoded by the coding sequence ATGACCCCCTTCCTTCAGCGCCGCCAAAGCTCCAATCAGTGGTTAAGGGGGCGCCTGCAAACCGCACCACGAGTTCGACCTCATAGCGTAGCAACGATTATGTTAGGTACGTTAGCCTGTAGTTTCACCAGCGCCCAGCCTGTAGCTATGGCTGCGAGCAGTGCTTATGAGCCTAGTGCTTATAGCGATATGACGGCAGCTAACAGTAATACTGACCGTGGTTTTAGCAGCGGTGACTTTAATAATAGTGGCTTTGATAACAGTAGTTTTAATAGCAGTGGCTTTAACAGTGCCACTGCCAATAGAGATAGCGCTAACGCATTGCGCATTCCCGATTTGAGCCGTCAAGGCGTTAGCTTTGCCGATCAGCATCAAAACCGCATGGTAGGGGAGTGGTCGCTACAACAGCTGAATAATGAAGTGATTGCTCTCAACGACCCTTGGGTGCAGACCGTGATGCATGACCTCACTTGGCAATTAAATGCGCAAGTCCGCCAGCAAGCCCCGTTAGCGCTAGTGATTGTCAATGACCCGTCTATTAATGCTTTTGCGATACCAGGCGGCGTTATCGGTCTGCATACTGGCACCATTACCTCAGCCAAAAGTATGGATGAAGTGGCGAGTGTCTTAGCGCACGAAGTCGCCCATTTAAGCCAACGCCACTATGAGCACAGCAGTGAAGCCCGCCGCAATGCGCTGCTATTACAAATTGGTGGTCTGTTGGCAGCGATTGCCGCTTCATCAGCAGATGGTGACGCGGCGACCGCTATCATGATGGGCAGCCAAACCGTAGCCTTAGACAGTCAGATGGCCTTTAGCCGCTCCAATGAGCGCGAGGCCGATCGGGTGGGTATGCAAATCATGACCCAAGCGGGGTTTGATCCGAAAGCTATGCCACGCTTTTTTGCTACGATGAATGCCCGCAGCCAACTAAACCAAGTGGATAAGGGGTTTTTGCCTAGCTTTATTCGCTCGCATCCTCTGAGTAATGAGCGTTTAAGTGAAGCACAAAGCCGCGCTCAACAATTTCCTGCCGTGCCTTTAAACCGGCAGCTGCGTCATGAAGCATTGTTTGACTTGCTGTATTGGCGGGTGCAATTATTGTCGAAACAGGCCAATGAGCCTACTCTACAAACCGCCGCTAAACATAGCGTAGGGGCGACTTTAGCATTGAGTCATTGGCAGGCCAGTCAGCAGCGCTATGAGGCGGCGACAAAGACCTTAGCCCCCTTATTGCAAAAGAGTGCTAGCGAGCAAGCGGCTCTAGAGCCCCTGCTTTCTATTACCCGCAGTGAGATAGCCAGTGCTAAGGGCGATTGGCAACAGGCGGCTGATATTTTGCAAGCCCAGCAGCGTCTATATCCTGAGCGCCGGGATTTGCGAGTTTATTTAGCAGAGGCTTTGATTACGTTAGGCCAAGCACAAGAGGCACAGACCCTGTTAAAACCGTTGATTCAGCAGCAAGAAAGCGATTTACAGGCCTGGCAAGGGCTACAAAAGGCCAATGACTATCTGGCAAAACATACTGCAGATGCCAAATTAGCACAAATAGCCACGATTAATGCCTTACGCTATCGCGGTCAAACGGAGTTTTGGCGCGGGCGTTATAGTGATGCTCTGGTGTCTTTAACCCAAGGACTCAGTGTCGCTAAGCAAGCTAAGCAGCCTTCTTTGATAGCGGCTATTGATAATGAAATAGCCAAAACCAAGATAGCCCGCGACTTTAAACCGTAA
- a CDS encoding sulfurtransferase TusA family protein gives MTSISTSACSTQLSPKVSEQDQALLEQLLPLTPVTMTTASDALPIVAVVDGRGLACPLPLLKTKVALRSVDTGEALYVVATDPNSTADIAAFCRQSGAKTLGNTASAQLELYLQYQSDSKSIRGTDTNDSSAETVVSNNAVKKGSADTLFHFIITKTDSNCA, from the coding sequence ATGACTTCTATATCTACTAGCGCTTGCTCTACTCAACTTAGTCCTAAAGTATCCGAGCAGGACCAAGCGTTATTAGAGCAGCTATTGCCGCTCACGCCGGTCACGATGACCACTGCCTCCGATGCGCTACCCATTGTAGCTGTAGTCGATGGTCGGGGATTGGCCTGTCCTTTACCCTTGCTCAAAACCAAGGTGGCCTTACGCAGCGTCGATACAGGGGAAGCCCTGTATGTGGTAGCTACTGATCCCAACTCCACTGCGGATATAGCCGCCTTCTGTCGCCAGAGTGGGGCAAAAACCTTGGGCAATACGGCGAGCGCTCAACTAGAACTATACCTGCAATATCAAAGCGATAGTAAAAGTATACGTGGGACTGACACTAATGACTCGTCAGCAGAGACCGTAGTAAGTAATAATGCTGTGAAAAAGGGCTCAGCTGATACATTATTTCACTTCATCATTACCAAAACTGATAGCAACTGCGCTTAG